A region from the Halosolutus gelatinilyticus genome encodes:
- a CDS encoding universal stress protein — protein MRLLVALDDSEPAWAALEFACAEHGEDDVIVVHAVDPSESGYGEFAHLGTAAIVERQRVRADALFEAARSRAAVHGCSIETETLMGRPADAIVGCAADRGIDRIVVGSHGRTGVSRILLGSVAEGIARRASVPVTIVG, from the coding sequence ATGCGACTGCTGGTCGCACTCGACGACTCGGAGCCGGCGTGGGCGGCTCTCGAATTCGCGTGCGCCGAACACGGCGAGGACGACGTGATAGTGGTCCACGCGGTCGATCCCTCCGAAAGCGGCTACGGCGAGTTCGCCCACCTCGGGACCGCGGCGATAGTCGAGCGACAGCGGGTGCGCGCGGACGCGCTGTTTGAGGCGGCCCGCTCGCGTGCCGCGGTCCACGGGTGTTCGATCGAGACGGAAACGCTCATGGGGCGACCGGCGGACGCGATCGTCGGATGCGCGGCCGACCGCGGGATCGATCGGATCGTCGTCGGCAGCCACGGTCGAACGGGCGTCTCGCGGATCCTGCTCGGAAGCGTCGCGGAAGGAATCGCCCGACGGGCGTCGGTTCCCGTGACGATCGTCGGATGA
- a CDS encoding MarR family transcriptional regulator, translated as MSAQTSSSREVPASIDSPRAKLVYLYLDASEGATVEEMQHDLDMPKISLLSLLQALAAQDLVGRGDGRYVCQ; from the coding sequence ATGAGCGCCCAAACGAGCAGTTCACGAGAAGTACCGGCCAGCATCGACTCGCCGCGTGCGAAACTCGTGTACCTCTACCTCGACGCGAGCGAGGGCGCGACCGTCGAGGAGATGCAACACGATCTCGACATGCCCAAGATCTCGCTGTTGAGCCTGTTGCAGGCGCTCGCGGCGCAAGACCTGGTCGGCAGGGGCGACGGGAGGTACGTCTGCCAGTGA